A portion of the Cervus elaphus chromosome X, mCerEla1.1, whole genome shotgun sequence genome contains these proteins:
- the LOC122689797 gene encoding small nuclear ribonucleoprotein E, with protein sequence MAYRGQGQKVQKVMVQPINLIFRYLQNRSRIQVWLYEQVNMRIEGCIIGFDEYMNLVLDDAEEIHSKTKSRKQLGRIMLKGDNITLLQSVSN encoded by the coding sequence ATGGCGTACCGGGGCCAGGGCCAGAAGGTGCAGAAGGTGATGGTGCAGCCCATCAATCTCATCTTCAGATACTTGCAAAATAGATCGCGGATTCAGGTGTGGCTTTATGAGCAAGTGAATATGCGGATAGAGGGCTGTATCATTGGTTTTGATGAGTATATGAACCTCGTATTAGATGATGCAGAAGAGATTCATTCtaaaacaaaatcaagaaaacaacTGGGTCGGATCATGCTAAAAGGAGATAACATTACTCTGCTCCAAAGTGTCTCCAACTAG